In Terriglobia bacterium, the sequence TTATCGGTGTGCCAGGGTTCGGAACACCCAGTCCAGACCGTGTCCGATCACGCCGTCAACGACAAAGAAGTAAATCCCGAAGAGGAAGACGGCGATAATGACGACCGTCGTGGTCGACTGCACCTCTTTCATGGAGGGCGTGGTGACCTTCTTCATCTCATTGCGGGTGTCGTTGTAGAACGCCTTGATCCGCTGCGGCCAACTCTTTAACCGTCCGGCGAGACTGTTCTCTTCCATACTTGCCACTGCCGCCTTAGCCATTTCAATCCTTCACGACCCGAGTTGCCGAGTCACTCTGACTTTGGACCCCCAGGTCTACTTCTACTTCACTCACCGATCGTGCGTCCCACGATACCGAGAGTTGATGGCAGGGGCGGAGGGATTCGAACCCCCAAGTCCGGTTTTGGAGACCGGCAGTTTAGCCGTTGAGCTTACGCCCCTGTGTCTCCCTGCTACCGCGCCGCACACAAGCAAACGGGATATCCGTCCGCTTATTTCACTTCCTTGTGCGGGGTGTGCTTGCGGCACTTCCGGCAGAACTTGCTGAACTCAAGACGCTCGGTGGTCGTCTTGCGGTTCTTGGTCGTTGAATAATTCTTGTCTTTGCACTCAGTGCACTGCAGCTGACAAATTTCGCGGGGCATTGCTACTCCTCTTAAGTTTACTTTGCAGGCTTCTGCAAAGCCTTGCCCGGGTCGAAGCCCGGGAATCGGCCGATACTCTGGCCGAGCTACATCTGGCTGTGGCGGTAGGATTCGAACCTACGATAGCCGCATTAACAGTGCGGTGCCTTACCAACTTGGCTACGCCACAATCAAATTCGTTAAACCAAACCTCTTGGTGCCCACATCTGCCGCGGTTGGCAGATGCGGGAGTCATCCGATTCTTAACTACGCGATGATCTCGGTGATGGTACCGGCGCCCACCGTTCGTCCGCCTTCGCGGATTGCGAACCTGAGCCCCTTTTCCATTGCCACCGGCGTGATCAACTCGATCTCCAGCGTCACGTTGTCGCCAGGCATCACCATCT encodes:
- the secE gene encoding preprotein translocase subunit SecE: MAKAAVASMEENSLAGRLKSWPQRIKAFYNDTRNEMKKVTTPSMKEVQSTTTVVIIAVFLFGIYFFVVDGVIGHGLDWVFRTLAHR
- the rpmG gene encoding 50S ribosomal protein L33, whose protein sequence is MPREICQLQCTECKDKNYSTTKNRKTTTERLEFSKFCRKCRKHTPHKEVK
- the tuf gene encoding elongation factor Tu (EF-Tu; promotes GTP-dependent binding of aminoacyl-tRNA to the A-site of ribosomes during protein biosynthesis; when the tRNA anticodon matches the mRNA codon, GTP hydrolysis results; the inactive EF-Tu-GDP leaves the ribosome and release of GDP is promoted by elongation factor Ts; many prokaryotes have two copies of the gene encoding EF-Tu), whose product is MVMPGDNVTLEIELITPVAMEKGLRFAIREGGRTVGAGTITEIIA